TATTTGTCAGCAACTTGGCCAGCAACGCCGTCTCGGCGGCTGTGATAACCAATGGTCCGGCGGTGGCATTGCAGTTCGTTTCCGGCACGTACGTGCCGCTGATGGCGTTGCCCGGCTGGATGTTGACGCTCGGATCGTTGTTCCCCGTGAAATGGATGGCGCAAGGGTTTCGCTCGGTGCTGCTACCGCCGGAGATGGCAGCATTCGAACCGGCCGGCAGCTGGGAGCATTGGACGACATTCTTCGTCCTGACCGCATGGAGCCTGTGCGGCTTGTTCGCGTGCCTTCGGGTATTTCGGTGGTCGGAGAGGCGCTAGCCCGGCCTACGAGAACGTCGTGACCGCGCAGGTGCTGGGCGAGGTGATGTTGACGCCGCTGTAGACCACCTGAATGTGAGTGCAGGTGATGACGTTCTCATCCGTCTTGGGCTGGCCCGTGCCCCAATCGGTGGAGTCGATGCGTCCGGTCGTCTGGTATTTGTCCGGTGGGCCTTCGCCGAAGTAGACCGTGGTGATCTCGTCGGTACCCATCGATTTCATCACCCGCTCGTACTGCCCGTTGGCGTGCGCGTCCAGGTAGGCCATCCGGTTGTTCGACCGGATCTCGGTGGTCTGGCGTGCCCACAGGCCGGGTGGAAAGCCGATCACGCCGCCGTCGGGGGTGCGGGTGTCGGCCCCGGCGACGAAGTCGCAGTGGCCATCGGACTTGAAGCAGTTGAGGAACATGTGCGTTTCGAGCTGGTTCGGCCCGTCGAGGGGAAACAACGTGGTAGCGGTGTTGCTCGCCGCGCCGGCCGCGGGAGCCGGCAGAAAAGTCAACATCAGTCCGACGGCCGCCAACCCGGTTACCGATCGCATCATCGGCGATTCCTTCCGTCGAACCCCTCGAGCGAAACCCAACTCCGCGACTATTCGTCGTACGTGACTTCTACCGAATCAGATTCCGGGTGAGATTGACAGGCCAGAATTAGCCCCTCGTCGAGGTCCTGCTGCTCGAGCACGTCGTTGACCTCCATGTTGACTTTGCCGCTGCGCAACGTGCAGGCGCATGCCCCGCAGTGGCCCTCCCGGCAGGAGAACGGCGCGTCGAGGCCCTTGGCAAGCAGCACGTCGAGCAGTTTGGCGCTGCGCGGCCACGACACGGTGTGGGTCTCGCCGTCCAGTTCCACCACCGCGGTGGCCGGCGGCTGATCGCCCTCGTCGGTGTCCTCGATCGTCACCGCGGCGAACGGATCGGAATCCAGCGACTTGAACACCTCGATATGCACCTGTGGCGCAGGCACTTCCAGCGTCTCCAGCGCCTGGCGGGCCGCGTCCATGAACGGGCCCGGTCCGCAGATGAAGGCGTGCCGATCGGTGAACGGCGCGGCCAGCTTCGCCAGCGCCGCGGCGCCGGGCAGACCCTGCAGCGATTCCAGCCAGTGCAGCACCGTGAGCCGGTCGGGATACTTGGCGGCCAGCTCGCGCAGCGCATCGGCGAAGATCACCGAGCCTTCGTCGCGGTTGGCGTAGACCAGCGTCACCTGGCCGCTGCCCTCGGACAGCGCCGACTTGCAGATCGACATGATCGGGGTGATCCCGCTGCCGGCGGCCAGCAGCAGGAAATCCTGGTCGAGCGTCTTGGGGACGAAGTTGCCCGACGGGGCCAGCACGTGGATCCGCATGCCCTGGTGTGCGTTGTCGCACAGCCAGTTGGACGCGTATCCGTCCGCGGTCCGTTTCACCGTGACAGTGAGCGCATCATCGGTGAACGGCGAGCTGCACAACGAGTAGCAGCGCGCCACCGAGCCGGTACGGTCGCTGGGCACCCG
The Mycobacterium sp. 050128 genome window above contains:
- a CDS encoding ferredoxin--NADP reductase → MTEADLDQAPDEPLGDHVLELQIAEVVAETGDARSLVFAVPDASGDPQIPPERLRYAPGQFLTLRVPSDRTGSVARCYSLCSSPFTDDALTVTVKRTADGYASNWLCDNAHQGMRIHVLAPSGNFVPKTLDQDFLLLAAGSGITPIMSICKSALSEGSGQVTLVYANRDEGSVIFADALRELAAKYPDRLTVLHWLESLQGLPGAAALAKLAAPFTDRHAFICGPGPFMDAARQALETLEVPAPQVHIEVFKSLDSDPFAAVTIEDTDEGDQPPATAVVELDGETHTVSWPRSAKLLDVLLAKGLDAPFSCREGHCGACACTLRSGKVNMEVNDVLEQQDLDEGLILACQSHPESDSVEVTYDE